A portion of the Paenibacillus hamazuiensis genome contains these proteins:
- a CDS encoding response regulator transcription factor has protein sequence MYQVLIVDDEPEIRQGLRLKADWERLGFRVASEAANGAEALDVLAGAAVDVVITDMNMPVMNGVSFLEECREQYPGLKLIVLTGYEDFHYAKAAVRNQARDYLLKPVTQDELEEALAKVRRELDAERDLQDQQELVKWRLSQYYKEMKEHFIVHLVRGEQDNERAAMEKARLFELEPWAGSSVRFVTAGLRERTSAAASGAKDGPGAGAPGPGAASAQRLAGAAGKANDAAETAPAAAEAAKERTPDKLRLPFGMLCREFAGTWPRQPLVFRDAHYPALMHFILLGDDEAAEVFARELRSCIAGHLGFEPVVGIGRQAAGFKMWREGYLSSLLAWNVAESGVRYASKHSDGKAALADDLAKVIQRQLMKGELEAFRQTVRKELTAAFFESQAQFVKLIFQLYLLLDSMAYTAGAALDAGDQLWMRPDMALELGTVEKAERFLTRLGESIYQRSQMDPDDTDASAIRSARRLIDEQYMYDLNLTMLAERFNYNPSYFSELFKAKTGKTFIQYLTEVRMAQAVRLLEETTLGLWDIAELTGFTSASYFSSKFKRMYGVAPSEFRQRPPEKFESGLPKK, from the coding sequence ATGTACCAAGTATTGATCGTGGATGACGAGCCGGAAATCCGCCAGGGGCTCCGGCTGAAGGCCGACTGGGAACGCCTCGGCTTCCGGGTGGCGTCCGAAGCGGCGAACGGAGCGGAGGCGCTTGACGTGCTGGCCGGCGCGGCGGTCGACGTGGTGATCACGGATATGAACATGCCGGTCATGAACGGGGTTTCTTTTTTGGAGGAATGCCGGGAGCAGTATCCGGGGCTGAAGCTGATCGTGCTGACAGGCTACGAGGATTTTCATTACGCCAAAGCGGCGGTCCGAAACCAGGCAAGAGACTATTTGCTGAAGCCGGTCACGCAGGACGAGCTGGAGGAGGCTTTGGCCAAAGTCCGGCGGGAGCTCGATGCCGAGCGGGATTTGCAGGACCAGCAGGAGTTGGTGAAGTGGCGGCTGTCGCAATATTACAAGGAAATGAAGGAGCATTTTATCGTCCATCTGGTCAGGGGAGAACAGGATAATGAGCGGGCCGCGATGGAAAAAGCCCGGCTTTTCGAGCTGGAGCCGTGGGCCGGGAGCAGCGTCCGGTTCGTGACGGCGGGGCTGAGGGAACGGACGTCCGCCGCCGCGTCCGGTGCGAAGGATGGCCCCGGCGCAGGCGCTCCGGGACCGGGAGCGGCTTCTGCGCAAAGATTAGCCGGTGCGGCAGGCAAAGCAAACGATGCCGCGGAGACGGCGCCCGCAGCGGCGGAAGCGGCGAAGGAGCGCACGCCGGACAAGCTGCGCCTGCCTTTCGGGATGCTGTGCCGCGAGTTTGCCGGAACGTGGCCGCGGCAGCCGCTTGTGTTTCGCGATGCGCATTACCCGGCGCTGATGCATTTTATTCTCCTCGGGGATGACGAGGCGGCTGAGGTTTTTGCCAGGGAGCTGCGCTCCTGCATCGCCGGGCATTTGGGTTTCGAACCGGTTGTCGGCATCGGGCGGCAGGCGGCCGGGTTCAAGATGTGGAGGGAGGGTTATCTGTCCTCGCTGCTCGCTTGGAACGTAGCGGAAAGCGGCGTCCGCTATGCGTCGAAGCATTCGGACGGCAAGGCGGCGCTGGCCGACGATTTGGCCAAGGTGATCCAGCGGCAGCTGATGAAGGGCGAGCTGGAAGCGTTCCGGCAAACGGTGCGCAAGGAGCTGACGGCCGCTTTTTTCGAATCGCAGGCGCAATTCGTCAAGCTGATTTTTCAGCTGTATTTGCTGCTCGATTCGATGGCGTACACGGCCGGCGCTGCGCTGGATGCCGGGGACCAGCTTTGGATGCGGCCCGACATGGCGCTGGAGCTCGGGACCGTGGAGAAGGCGGAGCGGTTTTTGACCCGGCTCGGGGAAAGCATTTATCAAAGGTCGCAGATGGACCCGGACGACACGGATGCGTCGGCAATCCGGTCGGCCCGGCGGCTCATCGACGAACAATACATGTACGACCTGAACCTGACGATGCTGGCGGAGCGGTTCAACTATAATCCGTCGTATTTTTCTGAGCTGTTCAAAGCAAAGACGGGAAAAACGTTTATCCAATATTTGACCGAAGTGCGCATGGCTCAGGCGGTTCGCCTGCTTGAAGAAACGACGCTCGGCCTGTGGGATATCGCCGAACTGACCGGTTTTACGAGCGCCAGCTACTTCAGCTCGAAATTCAAGCGGATGTACGGAGTGGCTCCTTCCGAATTCAGACAGCGGCCACCCGAAAAATTTGAAAGCGGGCTCCCGAAAAAATAG